DNA sequence from the Streptomyces sp. CA-210063 genome:
ACAGGGCTCTCATGGCGGTCGGCCGGGCCGGCACCGGCTGGAGCTTCGCCTTCGACGGCGATCCCGCCCCGTTCGGCCGGGAGCGGTTCGTCTCCCCGGCCGCGGCCGCCGGCGAGGGCACCCGCGCGGTGGTGGTGTGGAGCGGCCTGAGGACCTGGCACGGTGAGCCGTTCTTCCACCTCTCGGTGGCGCGAGACGGTGCCGAGCAGTACGCGTTCACGTACGCGGACGGAGAGGTCCGGTCAAGCGGGGAGATACCGCGGGCACTGGACCCGAGCCGGTTCTTCGGCGACCTGGCGGACAGCGCCGAGGCCGAACGGTCGCTGCTGGAAGCGGTGACCGGGGAGTTCGGTGCCCATCTGCCGCGCCACGCGATCGTGAACGGGCGGCTGCACACGTTCACCACCCGCTCCTGGACGCGGCCGCCGAGGGACGGCGAGACGTACGCAGTGATCCGGCTGAGTTGATGCGCGCCACCCCTGCCGGGCGGCGCGCGGCCTTCCCGGCCGTCCGTGTCCTCGTGGCGCCGGGGATGGCGTGTATCGCGGGCGTATCGACATACGCATACGCCGCCGCAACAGTCCTCCGCCTTCACTGACCGCATGGAGCTCGGGGCGGGCTGCTCGGCCCTGGTCGAGGTCGCGCAGTACGTCCCGGATGGCTTCTGCCAGACAGGGCTCTCCTCGACAATCAGCACACGCATGCCCTCGAGGCTATGAGCCGGTGCATATCGTGGGTGTATCGAACACCGCTGTGGCCCATCGATCCAGGTCTGCTCAAGGTCCTCCGCCACACCTGTCGATTCGTCCCCCGGGTATACGGTTGGCGGCATGGCGCTGCGACTCTTCGAGGTGAACGTCAAAGCCCGGGACGACTCGGCGTTGGGCCGGTTCTGGGCGGAGGCGCTCGGGTGGAGTGTTTCCAGCGAGGCACCCGGTGCGACCAGCGTCAAGCCCGTGGGTTCCGCCTGGCCGGACCCCGCCGCCGTCCGCGTCGATGTCATCGCCGTCCCGGACCCCGAAACGGTGCAGAACCGCGCGCACATCGAACTCGCCACCACCTCTGCGGCCCATCACGCGGAGTTGGTCGCGCGCCTGAAGGAGCTCGGCGCGACGCCCGCCGACGGCCAAGGCGACCTCCCTCGGACAGTTCTGGCCGACCCGGAGGGCAACGTGTTCTGCGTCCTGGAGCCTCGGGAGATCCACCGGGACACCGGGCCCATCGCCGCGGTGGTCGTCGACTGCGCGGACCCGCGGGCCATGGCCCGGTTCTGGGGCGCGGCGATGGACTGGACCCCGCACGAGGTGACCGACGATCATGCGCTGCTGCGCTCCGCCGAGGGTGTCGGCCCGTATCTGGAGTTCCTCCGCACGCCCCACCTGAAGGAGATGCGGCACCGCGTCCATCTCGACCTGGCGCCCTACCCCTTCGACGGTGACGGTCAAGCGGCGGGCGTGGCCCGGCTCAAGGCCCTCGGCGCGACGCCCGCCGACGCGGGCCGGGGCGACTTCCCGTGGAAGGTTCTGGCCGACCCGGAAGGCAACGAGTTCTGCGTCCTCGGCCCGGCCTGACGCGGAGCCTCCCCGCCCGCTCCACCACGCCCACGCCACCGGACTCGTCAATGACGGCGCCCCTGGCGTGGCACGCAGGTCCCTCGCACGCGCACTCCCTGACGCGCGGCGCCGTTTCCCACCGAGCCCTCTTGACAAGCTCTGACGATCGACGGCAGTCTTCCATTAAGCAGAAAGCAACTTCCGCAATATGGAAACGTGCACGGAAGGGAGCGTCTGAGGCCCCATGGGATTCGCAGAGCAGCGCTTCAACGTCAACCTGTCGATCCTCTTCACGGAACTCCCGCTCCTGGAGCGCCCCGCGGCCGCCGCCGCGGCCGGCTTCACCGCGGTCGAGCTGTGGTGGCCCTGGGTCGACTCCCCCACCCCCGCACAGTCCGAACTCGACGCCCTGCGGCGGGCGCTCGAGGGCGCGGGCGTGCAGTTGACGGGGCTGAACTTCTACTCCGGGCAGTTGCCAGGGCCGGACCGGGGCGCGCTGTCGATCCCGGGCGAGGAGTCGGAGAAGTTCCGCGCCAACATCGACGTGGTCGCGGACTTCGCCGAGTCCGTCGGCTGCAAGGCGCTCAACGCCCTGTACGGCAACCGCGTCGCCGGCGTGGACCCGGTCGAGCAGGACGCGCTCGCGCTGCGGAACCTGGTCCTGGCGGCCCAGGCGGCCGACCGGATCGGCGCGACCCTGCTGATCGAGGCCCTGAACAAGGTGGAGTCGCCGCTCTGTCCCCTGGTGTCGGCCCCGGCCGCCGTCGGCGTCGTCGACAAGGTCAACCACGCGTCGGGCCTCGGCAACGCGCGCTTCCTGATGGACCTCTACCACCTGTCCATGAACGGCGAGGACCTGCCACAGGTCATCGCCGGGTACGCCGACAGGACCGGCCATGTGCAGATCGCCGACAACCCCGGCCGCGGCGCCCCCGGCACGGGCACCCTTCCGCTGGAGGACCTCCTCGACCAGTTGGGCAAGGCCGGTTACGAGGGCTGGGTCGGCCTGGAGTACAAGCCGGGCGACCGCCCGAGCGCCGAGGCCTTCGAGTGGCTCCCCCGCGAGGCCCGCGCGGCGCGCTGAGCGCCCACCCCACAGTCGTAGCCCCACCCACAGTCGTAGCCCCACAGTCGAGCCCCACCCACAGTCGTAGCCCACCCCCGAAGACGCGGCAGAGCAGTCAGAGAGGCACCCTCACCATGAGCAATCTCCCCAAGATCGCGTGGATAGGCCTCGGCATCATGGGCTCCCCCATGTCGGAGAACCTGATCAAGGCGGGTTACGACGTCACGGGCCACACCCTGGAGCAGGACAAGCTCGACCGGCTGGCCGCCGCCGGCGGGACCGCCGCGGGCTCCCTCGCCGAGGCCGTGCGCGACGCCGACGTCGTCATCACGATGGTCCCCGCGTCACCGCAGGTCGAGGCCATCGCGTACGGCCCCGACGGCATCCTGGAGAACGCCAGGCCGGGCGCCCTGCTGATCGACATGTCGTCCATCACCCCGCAGACCTCGGTCGACCTGGCGAAAGCGGCGAAGGCGAAGGGCATCCGGGTGCTCGACGCCCCGGTGTCCGGCGGTGAGGCGGGCGCGATCGAGGCCGTGCTGTCCATCATGGTCGGCGGCGAGCAGGCCGACTTCGACGAGGCCGAGCCGGTCTTCGAGGCGCTCGGCAGGACCATCGTGCTGTGCGGTCCGCATGGCTCCGGGCAGACCGTGAAGGCCGCGAACCAGCTGATCGTCGCCGTGAACATCCAGGCGTGCGCCGAGGCCGTGGTCTTCCTGGAGAAGTCCGGCGTGGACCTGAGGGCGGCGCTCGACGTGCTGAACGGCGGCCTCGCCGGCTCGACCGTGCTGACCCGCAAGAAGGACAACTTCCTGAACCGGGACTTCAAGCCGGGCTTCCGTATCGATCTGCACCACAAGGACATGGGCATCGTCACGGACGCCGCCCGCACCGTGGGCGCCGCCCTGCCCGTCGGCGCCGTGGTGGCCCAGTTGGTGGCCTCGCTGCGTGCCCAGGGCGACGGCGGCCTGGACCACTCGGCCCTGCTGCGGGGCGTGGAACGTCTCTCCGGCGCCCAGGTCTGAGGCCGGCCACTCCCCGAACTTCCGGTCCGCGGCGGCGCCGACATCTGTCCTGTCGCGCCCAGGTGCCGCCGCGGACCGGAACCGCCGTCTCGGGTACGCCGAGTTCCTGAGGAGCGTCGGCGGGCGCACCGCGATGTTCGTACGCCTCTGGACGGTGGGGGCGGGTTCGGCCACCGCCGACGCGGTGTGCGACGGCCCTGCCTGGCGATCAACTTCTCTACGGAAGAGGTCAATTACGGCCTCGTCGGGAACTACGCCGCGGTCGTCTTCATCAAGGCCCCGATCGAATTTCCGACATCATCCACTCCCCGGAACCGCGGTGCGCGCCGCGCGGGGAGTGGGCCCCGAGCCGCGTCCGGTCCCTGGTGACACCCATCAGCCACCGGACGCACCACCCGCACCTGTTGCCGACGACCCGGATGAGGGGTGACCGTCGGCGCACGCGGGCAGGGCACGGATCGCGGCGGCGTGTGCGCCAGTGCGGTGGCGAAGGCTCCGGCCCGCGTCTCGACATGAGGGACGCGGAACCGGTGCCGTCGCACCCGCCGCGGTCCGGCTCATTGTTGTCGGCGGCGAGCAGGCGGGGGCCTCCGGCGAGGTGACGATGTCCCGAGCGGCGACGGCGGGATCCTCGATGTATGCGCACCACGTTCCACGCCTGCCCCGGCCGCCTCCTCCGCCGCCTTCTCGAGCTGCCACTCCAGTGCCATGCCGCATCGCGTCGCAAGGAAGGGATTGTGTGCGATCAGGGTCTGACCATCCGATCACCGCCCACCATCGTGGCCCTCTGTCTACGCAAGGGTGCGTAGACCGTCTACGGAACCCTCAAATCAACCTCTGAACCCCTGCGCGAGGGCTTCAACTCCCCCTGGGTGAGGGCACATTCTCGACACACGAGGCCCGTCGGCACGGGGGCGGCGGGCCTCGACGGGGGAAGCCCACGGGGGACAACGGGGGAACGGGGGCACGGGGGAACGGGGGAACGCGAGATCCGGGGGAAACGGGGGGATCTCTCGGTGATCGGGGGAAACGGGGGAAACGGGAGAGCCCATGAGCGGCAGCGCGACAAAGCGGCTCGCGTCATGCGAGGTCGCGCTGCTGCGGGGTGGGCCCCGCGCCGCCGTGGCGGTCGCCGCACTGGCTCTGCATCTACGGGGGGCCGTCGCCGGAAGGG
Encoded proteins:
- a CDS encoding VOC family protein translates to MALRLFEVNVKARDDSALGRFWAEALGWSVSSEAPGATSVKPVGSAWPDPAAVRVDVIAVPDPETVQNRAHIELATTSAAHHAELVARLKELGATPADGQGDLPRTVLADPEGNVFCVLEPREIHRDTGPIAAVVVDCADPRAMARFWGAAMDWTPHEVTDDHALLRSAEGVGPYLEFLRTPHLKEMRHRVHLDLAPYPFDGDGQAAGVARLKALGATPADAGRGDFPWKVLADPEGNEFCVLGPA
- a CDS encoding TIM barrel protein — its product is MGFAEQRFNVNLSILFTELPLLERPAAAAAAGFTAVELWWPWVDSPTPAQSELDALRRALEGAGVQLTGLNFYSGQLPGPDRGALSIPGEESEKFRANIDVVADFAESVGCKALNALYGNRVAGVDPVEQDALALRNLVLAAQAADRIGATLLIEALNKVESPLCPLVSAPAAVGVVDKVNHASGLGNARFLMDLYHLSMNGEDLPQVIAGYADRTGHVQIADNPGRGAPGTGTLPLEDLLDQLGKAGYEGWVGLEYKPGDRPSAEAFEWLPREARAAR
- a CDS encoding 2-hydroxy-3-oxopropionate reductase, which codes for MSNLPKIAWIGLGIMGSPMSENLIKAGYDVTGHTLEQDKLDRLAAAGGTAAGSLAEAVRDADVVITMVPASPQVEAIAYGPDGILENARPGALLIDMSSITPQTSVDLAKAAKAKGIRVLDAPVSGGEAGAIEAVLSIMVGGEQADFDEAEPVFEALGRTIVLCGPHGSGQTVKAANQLIVAVNIQACAEAVVFLEKSGVDLRAALDVLNGGLAGSTVLTRKKDNFLNRDFKPGFRIDLHHKDMGIVTDAARTVGAALPVGAVVAQLVASLRAQGDGGLDHSALLRGVERLSGAQV